In the Sandaracinus amylolyticus genome, TGCCCCGTGGACGCGATCCACGGGCCCGCGCCCGACGCGCCGAAGATGCGCCTCCAGCGCTACATCGATCCCGAGACGTGCATCGGCTGCGCGGCGTGCGAGCCCGAGTGCCCGGTGAGCGCGATCTTCGACGAGGACGCGCTGCCGCCCGCCTGGGCGCGCTACCGCGAGCTCAACGCGCGGTTCTTCCGCGACCAGTGAGGGGGTCCAAAAATCGGCTCGCCGGCGCAGGGCCCTCCCGTCCGCGTGCGCCGCACGCTCCCGTGCGGGCCCTCCGCCAGCGAGCACTCCAGCTCGACTGAGGTCCCGGGTTCGGCGATGGGGCTCGCAGCCGCGGCGCCCCATCGCGCGACCTCCGCGCCACGTCCCTGCTCGGAAGCGCAGTGCCGCGTGCGTCCGCGCAAACCGCGGAATTCCGCCGCCTCCACCGGGGCGAAAGGGCGGGAACCAGGCGTGCTAAGGTGATCGCCGCGCATGCCGATCCTCACGCCCGAGGAGCGAGTCGGGAGCCTTCTCGCCGGACGCTACCGTCTCGAGTCGATCCTCGGCTCCGGTGGCACGTCCGTCGTGTTCCGGGCGAGCCACACGTGGACCGGCCGCGCGGTCGCGCTGAAGCTGCTCAAGCCCGAGCACGCGCGCGACAAGGGCCTGGTGATGCGCTTCCTGCGCGAGGCCCGCACCGCGTCGACGATCGTGCACCCGAACGTCGTGACGATCCTCGACATGGGCACCGATCCCAGCGGGGACGTCTATCTCGCGATGGAGCTGCTCGACGGCAGCTCGCTCGGCGAGATCCTCGATCGCGAGAGCACGCTCTCGCCCGAGCGCACGATCGAGCTGCTGCGGCCGATCATGGAGGCGCTCGCGATCGCGCACGAGCGCGGCATCGTCCATCGCGACATCAAGCCGGACAACGTGCTGATCGGCGATCGCGGCGACGGAGTGGTGCGCCCGATCCTGCTCGACTTCGGCATGGCGAAGATGACCGAGGCGGCGTGGGGGCACGCGACGCAGTCGGGCCTGATCGTCGGCACGCCGTTCTACATGTCCCCCGAGCAGGCGGAGGGCGCGAGCGACGTGGGCTCGGCGTCGGACGCGTGGTCGATGGGGGTGCTGCTCTATCGCTGCCTCACCGGTGTGCTGCCCTTCTTCGCGAGCTCGCCGACGTCGCTGCTGCTCGCGATCGTGCGCGGCGATCACGTGCCGGTCTCCGAGCGCGCGCCCCACGTGCCCGCGCCGATCGCGTCGGTCGTCGAGCGTGCGCTGCGCGTCGATCGCGCCGACCGCTACGCCGACATGCACGAGATGCTCGCGGCGATCGATCGCGCGGTGCGCGGCGAGGGCGAGCCGATGCGCGCGAGCGCCACGCTGCCGACACCGACCGCGCCGCTGCGGAGCGTGCCCGAGCGCGCGAGCGAGGTCGCGATCGCGGGTGGAGATCGCCGTCGCACCTCGGCGATCGTCGCGCTGGTCGCGGCGCTGCTGCTCGCGGCGATCGGCATCGGGGTGGTCGGGCTGGGAAGCGAGCCCGTCGTCGCGAGCCCGACGCCCGAGGCCACGACCGACGTCATCCCGCGCGCCGCCGGGCCTGCGCCCGAGGTCCCCACGCGCGCGGAGCCGATCGACACGCCGGCGGTGGTCGGCGCGAGCACGACCACGGCGTCACTGGGCGCCGTCGAGGAGACGCCGCGCGAGGAGCGCGCGCGCGTCGCCGTTCCCAGCGCGCCCGTCGAGATCGACGAGGCGCCCGCCGAGCCCGCGACGCCGCGTCGCCGTCGTGGTCTCGCGCGCTCGTTCGACGATCGCGAGCGCGACGGTGAGGCGCGCTCCGGCTCGGGGCTCGCGACGGAGTGGTGAGAGTGCGCTACGCGTTGGTCTTGGCGCTCGCCCTCGGGCTCGCGCTGCCACCTGGGCTCGTCCCCGCGATCGCGCGCGCGCAGGACGCGCCGCTCGACCCAGCGCAGGCCGAGGCGCTCGCGCTCTTCCGTCGCGGCGTCGAGCTGGGCGAGCAGGATCGATGGGCCGACGCGCTCGAGCACTTCCGTCGCTCGCGCACGATCGCGGAGCGGCCGAACACCGTGTTCAACGTCGCGTTCGCGCTCTATCGCCTTGGGCGCTTCACCCAGGCGATCGTCGAGTTCGAGCAGTACCTCGCGATGACCGAGGGACAGCCGCCGAACGAGCGACGCGACGAAGCGGTGCGGCTGCGCGGCGAGTCGGTCGCGAGCCTCGCCGAGATCACGCTCGAGATCGCGCCGCCCGACGCGCGCGTGCTGGTCGACGGAGAGCCGATCGGCGAGGAGACGGGCTCGCCGCGCACGCTGCGTCTCGATCCCGGGCGCCACGCGGTGCGCGCGAACGCCGACGGATACGAAGAGGGCGCGCTGACGATCTCGGTGCTCGCGGGCGAGCACGGCGCGCGATCGATGACGCTCGTCGCGCGCGGCGGGCAGCAGGAAGAGATCGTCGAGCCGCCGCCTCCGCCGCCGTCGGGCGGGGGCATCTTCGAAGACCCGGTGTTCTGGGTGATCGCGGGCGTCGTCGTGGTCGGCGCAGGCGTCGCGATCGGCGCGGGCGTCGCGGCGACGCAGAGCGAGCCGCCCTACGGCGGCTCCGCCGACGTCGTCCTGCGCGCGCTCACGTTCTGATCACTCGCGCACGAGCACGTCGGCGGGCGAGGCCGCGACGCCGCTCGCGATCCAGCTCGCGGCGATCGGGAACATCGCGACGAGACGCGCCTTCTGGCGCTCGCTCATGCCCCAGAGGACCACCACGGTGCCGAGCGGGAACGACGGCGCGAGCGCGGCGAACGTCGGCACGTCGATCGAGGGGAGCGCGGTGTCGATGACGATCGCGATGCGGCCCGGCGCGCCGGTGTGCGTGAGGAGCTCCGCCGTGGTGCCCACCGCGAGCACGTCGCTGCGGCCGGTGAGACGCCCCTCGGTCTCGGCGATCAAGAGCGGATCGAGCGTCGCGACGAGCACGCGCGACGGCGCGGTCCGTGGCGGCCTCACGGTGTCGCCGGTGCGCTGCACCGGAGCGGCGGGGACCTCGGGCTCGGCGAGCGTGGGAGGCGGCGTCGGCGGCGGGATGTAGCGACGCGCGTCCTCTTCGATCGCACCGCGCGACATGCCTCCGCGCGACGCCTGGATCCGCCCGAGCGTCTGCGCCTGACGCGGCACGCGCGGCGCGGGCGGGATGAGGATCTCGTCGGAGGGCGGCGGGAGCTCGGGATCGTCGACCTCGACGACCGCGCCGGGACGGCCGGCCTCGGGGAGCGCGGCGAGGCGCACGCGGCTGTCCTCCTCGCGCTCTTCGATCGCGTGCTCGTGCGCTTCGCGCGCGCGCACCTGGCTCGTCGCCATCGCGAGCACGTGCGAGAGGCGCTCCGACACGACCTCGTAGGAAGGATGCCCGAGGGTCTGCACGACGACGGTGCGCAGCGCGCCCTCGACGAACGCCGCGAACGGCGCCGCGTCCTCGGGCACTGCCCCACGGCCGGCCGCCGAGAGCGCCATCGAGATCAGGCGCGGAACCATCGGCTCCGAAGCAACGCTCTCGAGCGCCTCGCGCAACGAACGTGAGAACGGGCCTTCGAGCGAAGCACGTGCCGGCGGCATTCGATGTTCCCCCTGACCAACTGTAGTTGATCGTGCAAGGGCTTCCCAGCGCTCTGCCCGTTTCCGAGGCGTTTCGACGTGCAATCGTCCGCCTGTGCCATCGTGCCGGGCTGGTGCTGCCGGCTCGACTACACTCGGTCGGGAATGGCTTGGGCTCGGGTGTGCGTGCTCGCGATGCTCGCGACGGTGTGGGTGGGATGCGACACGGGCGATCCGACGCAGCTCCTGGTCGTGGTCGAGACCGACTTCGCGGTGCCGGGAGAGCTCGCGTCGGTGCATGCGCAGGTCGGTCCGGACCCCGAGTGCGACGGGTGTAGCGCCGACTTCCTGCTGACCGGAGAGAGCCCCCTCGCGATGCCGCTCTCGTTCGCGATCGCGCCGCGGGACGGAGGCGGTGCGATCGCGCTGCGGGTCGAAGGACGCGACGGGAGCGGCGAGACGCTGGTCGTGCGCACCGTGCAGACCCGCTTCGAGCCCGGGAAGGTCGCGCGCGTCGTGGTGCGCCTCGAGCGCGCGTGTCAGGCGCGCACCTGCGAGATCGACGGCGAGACGTGCATCGCGGGGGACTGCGCGCCCGACGAGATCGCGCCCGAGATCCTCGAGGGGTTCGATCCGGGCGAGGAGCTTCCCGACGCGGGCGCGAGCGATGGGAGCGTCGGGGTCGACGCGGGTGATGGGGGCACCGTCGATCCTCCGCCGGACGGGGGCACGGTGCCGCGCTCGTGCGCTGGGCTGGACGGGCGGCATCGGATCGATCCCGACGGGGTCGGCGGGGTCGATCCGTTCTCGACGTGGTGCCTCGACGGCTGGACGCTGCTGCTGAAGGTCGACGCGACCTCGACGCGCATGGTGTTCACCAACGCCGAGTGGACCAACCCGACGCCCACGCGCTCCGGCAGCGAGATGCCGGGCGAGGTCGAGGACGCGCTGCTCGAGTCGTACTGGACGCTGCCGGTCGGTGAGCTGCGGGTCGTGATGATCGACGGCGCGACCTCGCGGGAAGACGTGTTCCCGCTGGTCGGCGAGGGGCTGCCGGTGCCGCTGGTCTCGGCGGTGCGCGACGACGTCCCGGTCGAGATCGGCGGCACGCTCGCGCAGTGGACGGGGCTCGTCGGGGCCGATGCGATCGAAGGCGGAGCGTGCTCGCGCGTGGGCATCCCGGCCCAGGCGCCGGACGTCGACCCGGCGGTCCGGGTGCGCATCGGGATCGTGGCCTCGACGACGGCCGACTGCAGCCAGGCCTCGGGCTGGGCGGGCATCGGCGCGAGCGTCGGCGAGCAATCGGGCTGCTCGACGTTCTCGAACACGGCGGGCGGCGGGCGCCTGTGCGGCAATCCGGCCAACCGGCGTGCGGGCTTCCCGCGTTTCACGCTCGTCTACGGACGCTGATTGACGGGCTCGACCGGTGGCCGCAAATCACCTCGTCGATGGCCGCAGTCCAGCGCATTCCCATGCTGCAGTCCGAGGTCTCGCGCCTCGAGCACGAGCTGTCGATCCTCGAGCGTCAGTGGAACCGCAAGCACCGCCTCGCGTTCTTCGCGCTGCTCGCGGTCCCCGCGTACTTCTTGTTCGGGCCGCTCGTCGCGGGCGTGATCCTCGTGTGCACGCCCGCGTTGATCGGCGTGCAGGCGTACCTGCTCGGCGTGCGCCGCATGGAGTGTCGCCAGCTGATCGCCGAGACCCAGCGCGAGCTGGCCGCGGCGAAGCAGCTCGCACCGGCCTGAGGGGGGGCGCTCTCGACGCGGCGCGTCGGGATCGAGTACTCCTCTCGGCCATGCGCTTCCGCTCATGGCTCGTGATCTCCGCCCTCGCGACGCTCGCGTGCGAGAGCTCGGGCGACGACCCGATGACCGGCACCGATGCGTCGACCGCGACGCCCGACGCCGGCACGTCGAACGGCCCACCCACCGAGATCGGGCCCGCGGAGCGACCGGCGCGCCTGGTGCTGCCCGATGCGCACGACGGGACCACGCCGCTGCCGCTGGTCGTGCTGCTGCACGGGTACTCGGCGAGCGCGGTGCTGCAGGACACCTACTGGCGCGCGAGCCTGGCCGCGCGCTCGATGGGCTTCTACCTCGTGCTGCCGGACGGCACGGTCGACTCGCGCGGGAACCACTTCTGGAACGCGACCGACGCGTGCTGCGACTTCGACGCGACCGGCGTCGACGACGTCGCGTACCTCACGTCGCTGCTCGACGAGGCGGAGACCGTGGTCCCGGTCGACACGTCGCGCGTGTATTTCATCGGGCACTCGAACGGCAGCTACATGAGCTTCCGGATGGCGTGCGAGCTCTCGGATCGCGTCGCGGCGATCGGCGGGCTCGCGGGCGCCGACTTCCTGAACGACACGGACTGCGAGCCCGAGCACCCGGTCTCGGTGCTGCACGTGCACGGCGACGCGGACGAGACGGTGTCGTTCACCGGCACCGCGTACTACCCGTCGGCGCGCACCGCGGTGGAGCGCTGGGCGGTCCGCGCGGGGTGCGACGGCGCGGCGGTCGAGACGCTCGACCCGATCGATCTCGTGGGCTCGCTCGAGGGCGCGGAGACGACGGTCGAGCGCTGGTCGGCGGGATGCGCCGAGGGCCACGAGGCCGAGCTCTGGACGATCCAGGGCGGCTCGCACGTGCCGGGGTTCAATCCGACGTGGATGGAGAAGCTCGTCGGCTGGCTGCTCGAGCACCGGCTCGAGTGAGATGAGATCAGCCGGCGCGCGGCTCCATCGAAGCGAGCAGCGCGTCGAGGCGATCGGAGAGCGCGTCGAGCTCGGCGCGTTGGGTCGCGAGGTCTTCGGCGACGACGACGCGCGTCGTCGCGAGCGACGCGACGATCGGTGCGAGCCCTTCGACCTGTTGCTCGAGCGGTCGTAGCCCTCGCTCCGCGTCGCGCAGCGACGCCTCCGCGATGCCGAAGTTGCGCGCGTCGAGGGCGCGTCGCGCGGCGGTGATGCGCTGCGCGCCTTCGAGCAGCTGCACGTGCTGCTCGGCGCGCGCGGCACGCGCGCTCGCGTCACCGGCGTGCTGCTCGGCGGACGAGATCGCCTGGGCATGGTCCGCCTGCATGCGCTCGAGCTGCGCCTCCACCGCGCCGACCGCGATCGCGCCGTGGATGCGGCCCGCGACGTAGCCCGCCATCGCCGCGATCAGCGCGACGCCGACCATCCGCGCGCCGCGCACGAGCCTCGCGCGCGCCGGGTGCCGCGCGAGCTCGGCGTCCTCGATGCGGTCGAGCTCGGTGCGATCGCGCTCGACGTACGAGCGGGGCGCGTCCTGCGTGCTGATCGTCGCCACTCCTCCGCGGATCTCGGCACCGTCCCGGAGCGCGGCAACGCAGACGTGGATCCCCGCGTCGTCGAGCGTGGCGCGATCGCGCATCGCGATGATCGGCGTGGCAGCGCGCAGCGTCGCACGCCGTCTCGTGACGCTCGCGGCGACACCGCTCCGCGTCGCGCGTGGATGGAGCTGGACGATGCGCCACGCGGAGCGACGTCTCCCCGTGCGTGCGGTGTGATCGAGCGCGCCGGGATCGCGTGCGCCGAGATCCGTTCCGGGGGAGGTCGCGATGAAGATCACGTGCTCGAAGTGTGGCTCGAGGTACTCGGTCGCCGATGTCAAAGCGCGCGGGCGCATGCTGCGCATGCAGTGCGCGACGTGCGGCGCGGCGATGTTCGCGATGCCCGACTCCGAGCCCGGGACCGACTCGGGGGAGCGCACGATCGTGATGTCGTCGCCGCCGAGCGCGCGGCCCACGCTGCCGCTCGGCACGTCGGGGGGGACGCCGCCGCCGACGCGGTCTCTGGTGCCGAAGCCCTCGTCGTTCCCGTCGCTCGCGCCGCCGGCGCCGCGCGTCCCGCCTGCCGCAGCACCCGCGTCGGAGAGCCCGCCGCGGAGCGCGCGCCCGGCGATGCGCCCGCCGCCCCAGTCGACTCCGGAGGCGATGCCGTCGGAGGCCGTCCTCGGTCTCGCGTCGCATCGCCCGCCGCCGCCGGCGCGCAGCGTGCCGCCTCCGATCCCGAGCCCGCGCACGCCCCCGCCGCTGCCGGGCAAGCGTCCTCCGCGGAGCTCGCCGCCGCCGCTGCCGAGCCGTCGCCCCGAGCCCGCGCAGCCCACGCAGGACGACGACAGCTCGAGGCTCGCCGACGTGCGGACGCTCGCGGCGCTGACGGCGCGCGCGCCCTCGCAGCCGCCGAGCGACGTGCTCGCGGGTGCGCCGCTCGCGCTGCCGCCGCCGGTCGAGGCGCCGTCGGTGCCGCCTCCGCACGCGCCCGCGCCGCGGATGCCGAGCCTCATCGTGAGCGGTGCGATCCTCGGTGGCTGCGCGCTCGTCGCGGCCGCGCTCGTCGCGGGCGCGGTGCTCGGACGTCCCGCGAGCGATCCCGCGCCGGTGGCGACCGCGCCGGTCGCATCGACCGAGCCCGCGCGCGTGGAGCCGGCGGCGCCCGTCGTTCCGGTGGTCGCGCCGGTCGTCGCGCCCGCGACGCCCGAGCCCGAGCCTCGCGCATCACGATCGCGCGCGTCGCGCTCGCGTCGTGGTTCGTCGAGCGCCCGCGCCGCGAGCAGCGACGTGCCGGTGGTGCCCGCCTCGTCGAGCGGCGGCGAGACCGTCGTCGAGCGCGCCGCGCCCGAGATCGCGGCGCCGGCACCGGCGCCGGTCGTGGATCTGCCGGAGATGCCGGCGCGCGACGCGGTGATGGCGGCGATGGCGCGGGTGCAGCCCTCGGTGTCGGCGTGCGGGCAGGGCGCCCACGGCACCGCGACGGTCGCGATCATCGTCGCGGGCGACAGCGGTCGCGTGACGAGCGCGAACGTGAGCGGCGAGTTCGCGGGCACGCCCGTGGGCTCGTGCGTGGCGCGCGCGGTGCGCAGCGCGCGCTTCGATCGCTTCGAGCGCGCGACGTTCTCCGTGACCTATCCGTTCCGGCTCTGAGCGATCACGCGAGGAGGCCGGGGACCGCCTCGCTCGTCTCGGCGCCGTGGAAGCCGTAGCTCGGGGTGTCGATGCCGAGCGCGCGCAGGATCGTGACGTGGACCTTCGCGAGGTTGCCGCCCGGCTCGCGCGCGTGGATGCCGCGAGCGAGCGCACCGCGCGCGCCGCCCGCGAGGATCACCGGGTGCTCGCGGTTGCTGTGGGTGGTGCCCTCGCCGTACTCGCTCGTCGCGTAGACGACCATCGAGTCCAGCAGCGTCCCGCCGTCGTGATCGGGCACCGACGCGAGCACGTCGAGGAAGACGCGGAGCGCCTGCATCTGGCGCTGGGTGACGCGGTAGGTCGCG is a window encoding:
- a CDS encoding serine/threonine-protein kinase; translated protein: MPILTPEERVGSLLAGRYRLESILGSGGTSVVFRASHTWTGRAVALKLLKPEHARDKGLVMRFLREARTASTIVHPNVVTILDMGTDPSGDVYLAMELLDGSSLGEILDRESTLSPERTIELLRPIMEALAIAHERGIVHRDIKPDNVLIGDRGDGVVRPILLDFGMAKMTEAAWGHATQSGLIVGTPFYMSPEQAEGASDVGSASDAWSMGVLLYRCLTGVLPFFASSPTSLLLAIVRGDHVPVSERAPHVPAPIASVVERALRVDRADRYADMHEMLAAIDRAVRGEGEPMRASATLPTPTAPLRSVPERASEVAIAGGDRRRTSAIVALVAALLLAAIGIGVVGLGSEPVVASPTPEATTDVIPRAAGPAPEVPTRAEPIDTPAVVGASTTTASLGAVEETPREERARVAVPSAPVEIDEAPAEPATPRRRRGLARSFDDRERDGEARSGSGLATEW
- a CDS encoding alpha/beta hydrolase family esterase, which produces MRFRSWLVISALATLACESSGDDPMTGTDASTATPDAGTSNGPPTEIGPAERPARLVLPDAHDGTTPLPLVVLLHGYSASAVLQDTYWRASLAARSMGFYLVLPDGTVDSRGNHFWNATDACCDFDATGVDDVAYLTSLLDEAETVVPVDTSRVYFIGHSNGSYMSFRMACELSDRVAAIGGLAGADFLNDTDCEPEHPVSVLHVHGDADETVSFTGTAYYPSARTAVERWAVRAGCDGAAVETLDPIDLVGSLEGAETTVERWSAGCAEGHEAELWTIQGGSHVPGFNPTWMEKLVGWLLEHRLE
- a CDS encoding 4Fe-4S dicluster domain-containing protein, giving the protein MAYVIAEPCVSVCDGACTKVCPVDAIHGPAPDAPKMRLQRYIDPETCIGCAACEPECPVSAIFDEDALPPAWARYRELNARFFRDQ
- a CDS encoding PEGA domain-containing protein; its protein translation is MALALGLALPPGLVPAIARAQDAPLDPAQAEALALFRRGVELGEQDRWADALEHFRRSRTIAERPNTVFNVAFALYRLGRFTQAIVEFEQYLAMTEGQPPNERRDEAVRLRGESVASLAEITLEIAPPDARVLVDGEPIGEETGSPRTLRLDPGRHAVRANADGYEEGALTISVLAGEHGARSMTLVARGGQQEEIVEPPPPPPSGGGIFEDPVFWVIAGVVVVGAGVAIGAGVAATQSEPPYGGSADVVLRALTF